In Macadamia integrifolia cultivar HAES 741 chromosome 5, SCU_Mint_v3, whole genome shotgun sequence, a single window of DNA contains:
- the LOC122078964 gene encoding protein SHORT HYPOCOTYL IN WHITE LIGHT 1-like — protein MAVAAVSSPVANPLLPSTSLCCSRLSSTNLTLSHLAFRPSLLHLRYNRCPGSSICNGKPNASLGRETEDIGEVFFGGDDEMEDESEEEDSDSSVDLLFRFTHSIFRKVSKRAKKATRSILPHAISPQLVSFAVDGVLLLTSLSIVKALLEVICNLGGAVFFVILLLRVIWMAVSHFQSSGSNLNQGGSSYGTMQPSS, from the exons ATGGCAGTTGCAGCAGTATCCTCCCCGGTTGCAAATCCCCTGCTCCCGTCCACCAGTCTCTGCTGTTCTCGATTGAGCTCCACAAATCTCACGCTATCTCATCTCGCATTTCGTCCCTCCTTGCTCCATCTCAGATACAACAGATGCCCTGGAAGCAGCATTTGCAAtggaaag CCGAATGCTTCTTTGGGAAGAGAAACAGAAGACATAGGGGAAGTCTTCTTTGGCGGCGATGatgaaatggaagatgaaagCGAGGAAGAAGACTCCGATAGTAGTGTGGATTTGCTCTTCAGGTTCACGCATAGCATATTCAGAAAGGTTTCCAAGAGAGCCAAGAAGGCCACGCGTTCGATATTGCCTCACGCGATATCTCCACAGCTG GTTTCCTTTGCAGTGGATGGAGTTCTTCTTCTGACTTCACTCTCTATTGTTAAAGCTCTACTTGAG GTAATTTGCAACCTTGGAGGTGCAGTTTTCTTTGTGATCTTGCTGCTACGTGTGATCTGGATGGCGGTTTCTCATTTCCAATCAAGTGGAAGTAATTTGAATCAGGGGGGAAGCTCCTATGGCACAATGCAACCTTCAAGTTGA